Proteins from a genomic interval of Oceanispirochaeta crateris:
- a CDS encoding MFS transporter, which translates to MISFITRQAAKVISPYKDLPGSVYILFLAQIINRMGDFANFFLTLYLTRFLGFSEKQTGIVLSLVGISMMAGALLGGRLSDWIGRKKIMLTLQGLAALSVMICGFIPDKPLVALLLLIFTFFNGAVRPINSALLADLTNQNQRNSAFSLLYLGINIGVSAGPILAGFLFNHYRQWIFWGDALTTMITIVLILVFIKEPVKGEMILEVNENHDSSSSLKALLKRPVLAWYALASVFSSFIYSQHVFTLPLQILHLFKEDGPRFFGFIMSFNALAVLVLTPLLNYLCVHKKPLIRIAMGQLFYGLGFGLLIFKVPYGGWFFFTTLLWTTGEVLDAISGGVFIANHCPVNHRGRFNSLFLISKGGGRTLAPLVSGFVLDSFGITQMWGLCLILGLVLFLLLRLLNQLDMRRRNS; encoded by the coding sequence ATGATCTCCTTTATAACTCGCCAGGCAGCTAAAGTCATTTCCCCATACAAAGACTTGCCCGGCTCAGTGTATATTCTCTTTCTGGCACAGATAATCAACCGGATGGGCGACTTTGCAAATTTCTTTTTAACCCTTTATCTCACCAGATTTTTGGGATTCAGTGAGAAACAAACGGGTATTGTCCTCTCTTTGGTTGGTATCAGCATGATGGCCGGAGCCCTGCTGGGAGGCAGACTTAGCGACTGGATAGGCCGCAAAAAAATCATGCTTACCCTCCAGGGACTGGCGGCTCTCTCTGTCATGATCTGTGGATTTATCCCCGATAAACCCCTGGTTGCCCTATTGCTTCTGATTTTTACTTTTTTCAATGGAGCAGTGAGACCCATTAACTCGGCCCTATTGGCAGATCTGACAAACCAAAATCAGCGGAACTCCGCGTTTTCTCTCCTCTATTTGGGGATCAATATTGGCGTATCGGCAGGACCCATACTGGCTGGTTTTCTTTTTAACCATTACAGACAGTGGATCTTCTGGGGAGATGCTCTGACAACGATGATTACAATTGTCTTGATTCTGGTCTTTATCAAAGAACCGGTGAAAGGAGAAATGATTTTAGAGGTCAATGAGAATCATGATAGCAGCTCTTCCTTGAAGGCGCTGTTGAAGCGTCCCGTTCTAGCCTGGTATGCCCTGGCAAGCGTTTTTTCATCCTTTATTTATTCTCAGCACGTGTTTACCCTTCCCCTCCAGATTTTGCATCTATTCAAAGAGGATGGTCCCCGTTTCTTTGGCTTCATCATGTCTTTTAATGCCCTGGCGGTTTTGGTCCTCACCCCCCTGCTGAACTATCTGTGTGTACATAAAAAACCCCTGATCCGGATCGCCATGGGACAACTTTTTTACGGCCTGGGGTTTGGACTCTTGATTTTTAAGGTGCCCTATGGCGGTTGGTTTTTCTTCACCACCCTGCTGTGGACCACAGGCGAGGTCTTGGATGCCATAAGTGGAGGTGTTTTCATTGCCAACCACTGCCCTGTGAATCATAGAGGACGTTTTAACAGTCTTTTCTTGATTTCCAAGGGAGGCGGCCGCACTCTGGCTCCACTGGTTTCGGGGTTTGTGCTGGATTCTTTTGGCATAACACAGATGTGGGGGCTCTGCCTGATCCTAGGCCTTGTTTTATTTCTTCTCTTGAGGCTTTTGAATCAACTGGATATGAGGAGGAGGAACTCTTAG
- a CDS encoding M48 family metalloprotease — MKKFFLPPFILLALILLTGCDANGNLNFFSIQDDIEFGQQLDAEILANPSEYPLLSRSAYPEVYAYVEGIMDLILQSDLIRYEDSFPWQVRIIDQDVLNAFAAPGGYLYFYTGFLSFAESEAELAGVMAHEIAHSDRRHSTENMTKVYGLQVLLSLLIGEEPGLLSEILAGLTVGASNLAFTRENEYEADEYALRYMNSVRSTREYELRAMQEFFNRVEDVYDEEGEGSTLGAFFRTHPYNDDREDAMDEIWEELGAYNGEYYRAAHEAVIAQLP; from the coding sequence ATGAAAAAGTTTTTCCTTCCGCCATTCATTCTCCTCGCACTGATCCTCCTTACGGGCTGTGATGCCAATGGCAACCTCAACTTCTTTTCGATTCAGGATGATATAGAGTTCGGCCAGCAGCTGGATGCGGAAATCCTGGCAAATCCTAGCGAGTACCCCCTCCTCAGCAGATCTGCTTATCCTGAAGTCTATGCCTATGTGGAAGGCATCATGGACCTCATACTCCAGTCAGATCTGATCCGCTACGAAGACAGCTTCCCATGGCAGGTGCGCATCATCGATCAGGATGTCCTGAACGCCTTTGCCGCTCCCGGAGGGTATCTGTACTTTTATACCGGCTTTTTATCATTTGCAGAATCTGAAGCCGAACTGGCGGGAGTCATGGCCCATGAAATTGCCCACTCCGACCGCAGGCACTCCACCGAAAACATGACCAAGGTCTATGGCCTACAGGTCCTTCTCTCCCTCCTCATAGGGGAAGAACCGGGATTGTTGAGCGAAATCCTTGCGGGTCTTACTGTGGGAGCCAGCAATCTGGCCTTCACCAGAGAGAACGAATATGAGGCGGATGAGTACGCCCTCAGATATATGAACAGCGTCCGTTCTACCCGGGAGTATGAACTCCGGGCAATGCAGGAATTTTTCAACAGAGTAGAAGATGTTTATGATGAGGAAGGGGAAGGAAGCACCCTGGGTGCCTTCTTCAGAACCCATCCCTATAACGACGATCGAGAAGATGCCATGGACGAAATCTGGGAGGAACTGGGCGCTTATAACGGAGAGTATTACAGGGCCGCGCATGAGGCCGTCATCGCCCAGCTTCCCTGA
- the uxaC gene encoding glucuronate isomerase codes for MKFINDDFLLENDEAKKLYNEYASNQPIIDYHCHLSPQEIAEDKKWDNIAQIWLGGDHYKWRCMRTNGVDEKYITGDGSDRDKFQKFAETMPYLLRNPMYHWCHLELARYFGIDDLVLNGDTAQEVWDRCQKVIDKGGISARQLMIDSNVKTVCTTDDPIDTLEYHSSLAEEGFQVKVLPAWRPDKVMAIDKSFWGDYILSLSKAAGIDIRDYASLIKAIEIRHQFFHNAGCRLSDHGLETCYASAYTEDEVALIFNKALAGEGLTDDQIDQFKTALMVHFGRLDAEKGWTKQIHLGALRNNNSKMFEKIGPDTGFDSIDDKNIAGPLSAYLNMLNSRDQLPRTILYNLNPRDNEVIATMLGNFQDGSVAGKLQMGSGWWFLDQKDGMERQMEALSQLGLLRRFVGMLTDSRSFLSYTRHEYFRRILCSILGKDMEKGLIPHDYTLVGAMVREISYENARDYFGF; via the coding sequence ATGAAATTTATTAATGATGATTTTTTATTGGAGAATGATGAGGCGAAAAAGCTGTATAATGAGTATGCCTCAAATCAGCCAATCATAGACTACCACTGCCATCTGAGCCCTCAGGAAATCGCAGAAGATAAAAAATGGGATAACATTGCCCAGATCTGGCTGGGAGGAGACCACTATAAATGGCGCTGCATGCGGACCAATGGAGTGGATGAAAAATACATCACAGGGGACGGTTCAGACAGAGACAAATTTCAAAAATTTGCGGAGACCATGCCCTACCTGCTGCGCAATCCCATGTACCACTGGTGTCATCTTGAACTGGCCCGCTACTTCGGCATTGATGACCTTGTGCTCAACGGCGATACGGCCCAGGAAGTTTGGGACCGCTGCCAGAAGGTCATCGACAAGGGGGGAATCAGCGCCCGTCAGCTCATGATAGACAGCAATGTTAAAACAGTCTGTACAACAGACGACCCCATCGATACCCTGGAGTACCATAGCTCCCTGGCTGAAGAGGGATTTCAGGTCAAGGTCCTTCCTGCCTGGAGGCCCGACAAGGTCATGGCCATAGACAAATCCTTCTGGGGAGACTATATCCTCTCCCTGTCCAAAGCTGCGGGCATTGATATCAGAGACTATGCCTCCCTGATCAAGGCTATTGAAATCAGGCACCAGTTCTTCCATAATGCCGGATGCCGCCTCTCCGATCATGGCCTTGAAACCTGTTATGCCTCGGCCTACACGGAAGATGAAGTGGCTCTGATCTTCAACAAGGCCCTGGCAGGTGAGGGGCTCACAGACGATCAAATCGATCAGTTTAAGACCGCTCTCATGGTCCATTTTGGACGTCTGGATGCCGAAAAGGGATGGACAAAGCAGATTCACCTTGGTGCCCTGAGGAACAATAACAGCAAAATGTTTGAAAAGATCGGCCCCGACACGGGATTCGATTCCATTGATGATAAAAATATCGCAGGACCTCTGTCTGCCTACCTGAACATGTTAAACAGCCGGGATCAGCTTCCCAGAACCATCCTCTACAACCTCAATCCCAGAGACAATGAAGTCATCGCTACCATGCTGGGTAACTTCCAGGATGGGTCTGTTGCGGGAAAACTGCAAATGGGATCTGGCTGGTGGTTCCTAGACCAGAAGGATGGTATGGAAAGACAGATGGAAGCCCTCAGTCAGCTGGGGCTGCTCCGCCGCTTTGTGGGAATGCTCACAGACAGCCGCTCCTTCCTATCCTACACCAGACATGAGTATTTCCGCCGCATTCTATGCTCCATCCTTGGAAAGGACATGGAAAAAGGACTCATACCCCATGATTACACCCTGGTTGGAGCCATGGTCCGTGAAATCTCTTATGAGAATGCAAGGGATTACTTCGGTTTCTAA